The Amblyomma americanum isolate KBUSLIRL-KWMA chromosome 6, ASM5285725v1, whole genome shotgun sequence genome has a window encoding:
- the LOC144094342 gene encoding uncharacterized protein LOC144094342 produces the protein MSPVEQCKVCENVCTDPVKSITCSECGYRYHTGRCAGISDATVKSKGEAYKQAWRCTTCRRSKPRSQSVNIAGVPEAQDDVRVWLKVINDKLDLLLPLKETVEGLEDAVNFMSEQYDHLLVRTEKNERVVADMKSRLEMLEARDEVTQLKAEVDNLEWQSRKLNLEFHGIQDTENENLLQKINVLAAKAQIPELLQDDVVAIHRLPARKNKTPGIICRFAKEAKRGEWWQNRKKLSSVDGNVYLQENITKRTRALLFAVKNWAKVNEFKFVWHHNGRVLVRKAEGGSAVAISSLCDLDKLR, from the coding sequence ATGTCTCCAGTAGAGCAGTGCAAAGTGTGTGAAAATGTATGTACCGATCCCGTGAAATCAATAACATGCAGTGAATGTGGTTACAGATACCATACCGGAAGGTGTGCTGGTATTTCTGATGCCACAGTAAAATCGAAGGGTGAAGCGTATAAACAAGCATGGCGATGCACGACATGCCGGCGTTCTAAGCCTCGCTCACAGTCGGTAAATATAGCAGGAGTGCCTGAGGCGCAGGACGACGTACGCGTGTGGTTGAAAGTCATTAACGATAAGCTGGACCTGTTGCTACCCCTGAAAGAAACAGTTGAGGGCCTAGAGGATGCAGTTAACTTCATGAGCGAACAGTATGATCATCTCCTGGTACGTACTGAAAAGAATGAGCGCGTTGTCGCCGATATGAAGAGCAGACTGGAAATGCTTGAGGCACGTGATGAGGTCACGCAACTGAAAGCCGAGGTTGACAATCTGGAATGGCAAAGCCGTAAGCTAAACCTGGAATTCCACGGAATTCAGGACACAGAGAACGAAAATTTACTGCAGAAGATAAACGTGCTAGCAGCTAAGGCCCAAATACCAGAACTCCTACAAGATGACGTTGTGGCGATCCACCGACTGCCAGCGAGGAAAAACAAAACGCCAGGCATAATTTGCCGCTTTGCGAAAGAGGCAAAGCGAGGTGAATGgtggcaaaacaggaaaaaactgagcaGTGTGGATGGTAATGTGTATTTGCAAGAAAACATAACAAAGCGAACACGTGCTCTTCTTTTCGCAGTGAAAAATTGGGCTAAGGTCAATGAATTCAAGTTCGTGTGGCACCACAATGGGCGGGTCCTCGTGCGCAAAGCTGAGGGAGGGTCGGCGGTGGCTATTTCAAGTCTTTGCGACTTGGATAAGCTAAGATAA